A genomic segment from Triplophysa dalaica isolate WHDGS20190420 chromosome 22, ASM1584641v1, whole genome shotgun sequence encodes:
- the LOC130411444 gene encoding olfactory receptor 13C2-like, giving the protein MSTGSASERTIISGVSENKNISIPTYFYISGFSGIPHMTYYYVFLFFVYVISLLGNSCLMFVIISDRNLHTPKYIAVFNLSFTDICESTALIPQLLDSFLFGNQMMPYGLCLCSMFSVLLFLTVQSLTLTILSYDRLVAICLPLRYHMIVTHRSMFAIIAAAWKLALVMDIIAIVFISRLSFCRHIVIINSFYCDHGPVFRSACSNNFPSSVMSFASPVLVLWFPLCFIVFSYTCIAVILYRITAPKDRRKATKTCSGHLMLVSIFYLPICLTYALGPIVDTNSRIINLSLTSALPPMLNPIIYTFMTEEFMVSLKKHLKRGIIYPSRR; this is encoded by the coding sequence ATGAGTACAGGATCAGCAAGTGAACGGACCATTATTTCAGGGGtcagtgaaaacaaaaatatttccaTCCCAACCTACTTCTACATCAGTGGATTTTCTGGTATACCTCACATGACATACTATTATGTATTCCtgttttttgtgtatgtaaTTTCATTGCTTGGAAACTCGTGCCTCATGTTTGTTATCATTTCGGACCGAAATCTTCACACTCCTAAATATATTGCtgtatttaatttgtcatttactGACATTTGTGAAAGCACAGCTCTTATCCCTCAACTGCTGGACTCCTTTTTGTTTGGGAATCAGATGATGCCGTACGGATTGTGCTTGTGCAGCATGTTctctgttttactgtttcttactGTACAGTCATTAACTCTTACTATTTTATCTTATGACAGATTAGTGGCCATATGTTTACCACTGAGGTACCATATGATTGTTACTCATAGATCAATGTTTGCTATAATCGCTGCTGCATGGAAACTGGCGCTTGTGATGGATATCATTGCTATCGTTTTCATAAGCAGACTCTCTTTCTGTAGACACATTGTTATCATAAACAGTTTCTATTGTGATCATGGGCCTGTATTTCGATCTGCATGTAGTAATAACTTTCCTAGTAGCGTGATGAGCTTTGCTAGCCCTGTATTGGTTCTCTGGTTCCCGCTATGTTTTATTGTCTTCTCATATACATGCATAGCAGTGATTTTATACAGAATTACAGCCCCAAAGGACCGTCGAAAAGCCACAAAGACGTGTAGTGGACATTTAATGTTAGtgtctatattttatttgcccATTTGTTTAACATATGCTTTAGGGCCGATTGTGGACACAAACAGTAGGATCATTAATCTCTCTTTGACCTCTGCCCTTCCTCCGATGCTTAATCCTATAATCTACACATTCATGACAGAAGAGTTTATGGTgtctttaaaaaagcatttaaaaagagGCATCATATATCCATCTAGAAGATAa
- the LOC130411445 gene encoding olfactory receptor 143-like has translation MQSPGIKPMTLAMLATAKISIIWGVGDAQNRTSDNLTTASSANSTFVRPPAFFINGFSNIPHAKYYYLFLCLVYTVTVFGNSFIMSTIYLARRLHTAKYVAVFHLALCDICGSSALIPKLIDMFLFDNQYVSYESCLANMFFVLHFMNLQSFTLLILAYDRVIAICCPLKYHAIITKSSISCILCASWICSFILFTALVGLVNRLSFCRSIVVNSYYCEHGPVISLSCNNNSINYYLAYLFFGLLICAPVALISISYLCIAAALLKIAHGTDRMKAMKTCTSHLALVAIFYLPILSVNVKSISTSIDPNARIINNSLTQIIPPMLNPIIYTLKTEEVLQSIKELYKRNKVATNAKRKNVMRNT, from the exons atgcaatcccctgggatcaaacccatgaccttggcaatGCTAGCCACAGCAAAGATATCTATCATCTGGGGAGTTG GTGATGCACAAAACCGGACATCGGACAACTTAACTACGGCTTCATCTGCTAATTCAACCTTTGTTCGTCCTCCAGCATTCTTCATTAATGGATTTTCCAATATTCCACATGCAAAGTATTACTATTTGTTCTTGTGTTTGGTGTACACTGTCACTGTTTTTGGGAATTCTTTCATCATGTCGACCATATATTTGGCCCGCAGACTTCACACAGCTAAATATGTTGCTGTCTTTCATCTGGCTTTATGTGATATCTGCGGAAGCTCTGCGCTGATTCCAAAACTCATagacatgtttttgtttgataaTCAGTATGTTTCATATGAATCTTGTTTGGctaacatgttttttgtattgcatTTTATGAACCTGCAGTCCTTTACACTCCTCATATTGGCTTACGACCGTGTGATTGCTATTTGTTGTCCCCTTAAGTACCATGCCATCATAACCAAATCATCCATATCCTGCATTTTATGTGCATCCTGgatttgttcattcattttatttactgcaCTTGTAGGGTTGGTCAATAGACTCTCGTTTTGTAGATCTATTGTTGTGAATAGTTATTACTGTGAACACGGCCCTGTCATTAGCCTTTCCTGTAACAATAATTcgataaattattatttggcaTATCTTTTTTTTGGCCTCTTGATTTGCGCACCAGTGGCGCTGATAAGCATTTCATATTTGTGCATTGCTGCAGCATTGCTTAAAATTGCACATGGCACTGACCGAATGAAAGCCATGAAAACCTGTACCTCCCATCTTGCATTGGTGGCCATTTTTTATCTCCCAATTTTAAGTGTGAATGTTAAATCCATCTCAACATCTATTGATCCAAATGCCCGGATCATTAACAATTCCCTGACGCAGATAATACCACCCATGCTGAATCCCATCATATACACTCTAAAGACAGAAGAGGTCCTGCAATCCATAAAAGAACTGTACAAACGAAACAAAGTGGCCACCAATGCAAAACGGAAAAATGTAATgagaaatacataa